The sequence below is a genomic window from Aureispira sp. CCB-E.
TTCCATTTGAAGTGGTAGAACACATCGCAGCAGTCCGTCCAACGGTAAGAGATCGCCGTCCGTTTATTGGGCAGCATCCACATTTCAAAGCACTTTATTTATTTAATGGCATGGGAGCCAAAGGTTCGTATCTAAGCCCTCTTTTTGCGGCAGAGTTTGTAGCTTATTTAGAAGGCGAAAAAAGCTTAGATGCAGAAGTAGATATAGCGCGATACTATCGGTATTACGAGGAGGCACAACCTTAAATTAGAATGCTTTTTAGCCACTTAGTTATTGTTTGGGTCTTTTGGCATAATACAATAATTTTTCATGCAACTCAGAGACTTGCACATTCAATGTTTCCCACGCTATATTCTTAATAATGTAATCGGCTTTTTTTTCTTTTTCGGCTTGAGGCATTTGTTGATTCATTCTAGCTCGTACTTCTTCCTCGGTGCTATTATCCCGCTCCATTACTCGTTTTATCCTCAAATCTTCTGGCGCTGTGACGACTATAATTTTATCTAGATCAGCATAAGATCCTGTCTCAAATAATAAAGCAGCCTCTTTCAAAGTATAGGCAACACCTAACGATTCCTGCTCACGCTGCCATTGTTGACCATCTTTAAAAACAGCAGGATGCACAATACTATTCAGCACTTTTAGTTGGCTAGCATCTTTAAATACAATTCCTGCCAAGTGCGCTCTGTTTAAGAGTCCATCGCTCTGGTAAACATCTGCCCCAAAATGCTCCATTAATTTATTTTTTACCTCTTCTTGGTAATTCATCAGCCATTTTGCTCGATCATCTGCATAATAAACTGGAATCCCAAATTTTTCAAACAGCCTACAAACTGTTGATTTCCCA
It includes:
- the coaE gene encoding dephospho-CoA kinase (Dephospho-CoA kinase (CoaE) performs the final step in coenzyme A biosynthesis.); the encoded protein is MLKVGITGGIGSGKSTVCRLFEKFGIPVYYADDRAKWLMNYQEEVKNKLMEHFGADVYQSDGLLNRAHLAGIVFKDASQLKVLNSIVHPAVFKDGQQWQREQESLGVAYTLKEAALLFETGSYADLDKIIVVTAPEDLRIKRVMERDNSTEEEVRARMNQQMPQAEKEKKADYIIKNIAWETLNVQVSELHEKLLYYAKRPKQ